One Phaseolus vulgaris cultivar G19833 chromosome 4, P. vulgaris v2.0, whole genome shotgun sequence DNA window includes the following coding sequences:
- the LOC137837278 gene encoding transcription factor CYCLOIDEA-like — MFPYSSNPYPSFPSSSSSFHPFPFLNLENASASNTLLHDPLSVPYLPTHHNPPNIQEALSNLPVTDHNCGGGGSAMTKPDPNGGGGAPHYGLSCFLTKKPAKKDRHSKIYTSQGLRDRRVRLSIEIARKFFDLQDMLGFDKASNTLEWLFNKSKRAIKELARSKNSTNSEEGAKSFSSSSECDDDCEVISEIRQKQQLITGDAATPHNLQHGLDSSDNKSPTSLAGREKMKLKRTQKEPAKMKESREKARARARERTSNKIMCNVNSNTGRVQQDMKKKYPAIENNHSQFMHQSRSPTHPHHLVGSEAPRDDFNVIEESIVIKRKLKPSLMSYSHHHHQNLMIPKEPPCFNNNSEYHPFSNLSPNWDANGSTGRSNFCAIASMNPSTGLQIFGKSWEECTNPRLH; from the exons atgTTCCCTTACAGTTCCAACCCCTACCCTTCTTTcccttcatcatcttcttcattccaTCCTTTTCCATTCCTCAACCTTGAGAATGCTTCTGCAAGCAACACCCTTCTTCATGATCCACTTTCTGTGCCTTACTTACCAACTCATCACAACCCTCCAAACATCCAAGAAGCACTGAGCAATTTGCCAGTCACAGATCACAACTGTGGTGGTGGAGGTTCTGCAATGACCAAACCTGACCCAAATGGTGGTGGTGGTGCTCCTCACTATGGCCTTTCTTGCTTCCTCACAAAGAAGCCAGCTAAGAAAGACAGACACAGCAAGATTTACACCTCTCAGGGTTTGAGGGACCGGAGGGTGAGGTTATCCATTGAGATTGCTCGCAAGTTCTTTGATCTTCAAGACATGCTAGGGTTTGACAAAGCCAGCAACACCCTTGAGTGGCTCTTCAACAAGTCCAAGAGAGCAATTAAGGAGCTGGCAAGGAGCAAGAACAGCACCAACAGTGAAGAAGGAGCCAAGAGCTTCTCTTCTTCATCTGAGTGTGATGATGACTGTGAAGTGATTTCCGAGATCAGGCAGAAACAACAACTCATCACTGGTGATGCTGCTACTCCACACAACCTACAACATGGGTTAGATTCAAGCGATAATAAGTCACCGACATCGCTGGCTGGAAGGGAGAAGATGAAGTTGAAAAGGACACAGAAGGAACCTGCAAAGATGAAGGAGTCAAGGGAGAAAGCAAGAGCAAGAGCAAGGGAAAGGACTAGTAACAAGATTATGTGCAATGTTAATTCCAACACAGGGAGGGTGCAACAAGACATGAAGAAAAAGTACCCTGCAATTGAAAATAACCACTCTCAATTCATGCATCAATCAAGGTCACCCACTCACCCTCATCACCTTGTGGGAAGTGAAGCACCTAGAGATGACTTTAACGTTATTGAGGAATCCATAGTGATCAAGAGAAAGTTGAAGCCATCATTGATGTCCTATTCTCATCACCATCACCAAAATCTTATGATCCCTAAGGAACCACCATGTTTCAACAACAACAGTGAGTACCACCCCTTCTCCAATTTATCTCCAAATTGGGATGCTAATGGATCCACTGGCCGTTCCAACTTCTGTGCCATAGCTAGCATGAATCCATCCACAG GGCTTCAAATCTTTGGAAAGTCTTGGGAGGAGTGCACCAATCCACGTTTACACTAG